A portion of the Pseudomonas koreensis genome contains these proteins:
- a CDS encoding DNA-binding protein encodes MARGGITKALVQIARTAILARGEHPSIDAVRIEMGNTGSKTTIHRYLKELDDGAQPTEASAEPIDDELTALVSRLAQRLKEQAQEPIEQAREQFEEQREALEAELKQARQALEKLEHDHDIQGAALQRESEALSNTRSMLQTEQTRNAGLNQALADFELRLQDKDEQIRSLEEKHLHARDALEHYRNATKEQREQEQARHEGQIQQIQAELRQAQQSALVRQDEITQLHRDNERLLTENRGTQRELNLLQDQLKQSNQRQDQLLEQATRMDSERTLLQERLRVATLESQALKQSVDEQTQLNQSLEKELLKAQASLEDSQRLAAAVAAAPDSAKAKDA; translated from the coding sequence ATGGCCCGTGGCGGCATTACCAAAGCGCTGGTGCAAATCGCGCGCACTGCGATTCTGGCTCGCGGCGAACACCCGAGCATCGATGCAGTACGCATCGAAATGGGCAACACCGGCTCGAAAACCACGATCCATCGCTATCTGAAAGAATTGGATGACGGCGCGCAGCCGACCGAAGCGTCGGCGGAACCGATCGATGATGAGCTGACCGCCCTCGTCTCGCGCCTTGCTCAGCGCCTGAAAGAACAGGCGCAGGAACCCATCGAGCAAGCCCGCGAGCAGTTCGAAGAGCAGCGCGAAGCACTGGAAGCCGAGCTGAAACAGGCTCGCCAGGCGCTGGAAAAGCTCGAACACGACCACGATATTCAGGGTGCCGCGCTGCAACGCGAATCCGAAGCGCTAAGCAACACCCGCTCGATGCTGCAAACCGAACAGACGCGCAACGCTGGTCTGAATCAGGCATTGGCCGACTTTGAATTGCGCTTGCAGGACAAGGACGAACAGATCCGCTCGCTGGAAGAAAAGCACCTGCACGCCCGCGATGCGCTGGAGCATTACCGCAATGCCACCAAGGAACAGCGCGAGCAGGAACAGGCCCGCCATGAAGGGCAAATCCAGCAGATCCAGGCAGAACTGCGCCAGGCTCAGCAGAGCGCGCTGGTGCGTCAGGATGAGATTACTCAGCTGCACCGCGACAACGAACGCCTGCTCACCGAGAACCGTGGCACCCAGCGCGAGCTGAACCTGCTGCAGGACCAGCTCAAGCAGAGTAATCAGCGTCAGGATCAATTGCTCGAACAGGCCACACGAATGGACAGCGAGCGCACCCTGCTCCAGGAACGTCTGCGCGTGGCGACACTGGAAAGCCAGGCGCTCAAGCAGAGCGTCGACGAGCAGACGCAGCTAAATCAGTCCCTGGAAAAGGAATTGCTCAAGGCTCAGGCAAGCCTGGAAGACAGCCAGCGTCTGGCGGCTGCCGTTGCGGCAGCGCCAGACTCGGCCAAAGCGAAGGATGCTTAA
- a CDS encoding site-specific integrase, translated as MSDIDRYLQAATRDNTRRSYRMAIEHFEVSWGGFLPATADSVARYLVEHAGVLSINTLKLRLSALAQWHSSQGFADPTKAPVVRKVFKGIRALHPAQEKQAEPLQLQDLQRVIDWLEHEAQTARQEQDRPTLLKAYRDRALILLGFWRGFRSDELCRLQIEHVQASAGKGITLYLPRSKGDRENLGQTYQAPALLKLCPVQAYIDWITEAALVRGAVFRSIDRWGNLSEEGLHANSIIPLLRQALQRAGIAAAGYTSHSLRRGFATWAHQSGWDLKSLMSYVGWKDMKSAMRYVEVSPFQGMARIMDKPDQP; from the coding sequence ATGAGTGACATTGATCGCTATCTGCAAGCCGCCACCCGTGACAACACCCGCCGCAGCTATCGCATGGCCATCGAGCATTTCGAGGTGTCTTGGGGCGGTTTCCTGCCGGCCACCGCCGACAGCGTTGCGCGTTATCTGGTGGAGCACGCCGGGGTGTTGTCGATTAATACGCTGAAACTGCGTCTGTCGGCGCTGGCGCAGTGGCACAGCAGTCAGGGTTTTGCCGACCCGACCAAGGCGCCAGTGGTGCGCAAGGTGTTCAAGGGGATTCGCGCCTTGCATCCGGCGCAGGAAAAACAGGCCGAGCCGTTGCAACTGCAGGATCTGCAGCGAGTGATCGATTGGCTGGAGCACGAGGCGCAGACCGCCCGGCAGGAACAGGACCGCCCGACGTTGCTCAAGGCCTATCGTGATCGCGCGCTGATTCTGTTGGGATTCTGGCGGGGCTTTCGCAGCGATGAGTTGTGCCGCTTGCAGATCGAGCATGTGCAGGCGAGTGCTGGCAAGGGAATCACTTTGTATCTGCCGCGCAGCAAGGGTGATCGGGAAAATCTCGGGCAGACCTATCAGGCGCCAGCGCTGTTGAAACTGTGCCCGGTGCAGGCTTACATCGACTGGATTACGGAAGCCGCGCTGGTACGCGGCGCGGTTTTCCGCAGCATTGATCGCTGGGGCAATCTGAGCGAAGAGGGCTTGCACGCCAACAGCATCATTCCTCTGCTGCGCCAGGCCTTGCAGCGCGCCGGGATTGCCGCCGCCGGTTATACCAGTCACTCGTTGCGGCGCGGCTTTGCAACCTGGGCGCATCAAAGCGGTTGGGATCTGAAATCGCTGATGAGTTACGTCGGCTGGAAGGACATGAAATCCGCCATGCGCTATGTTGAGGTCAGCCCATTCCAGGGAATGGCTCGGATTATGGATAAGCCGGATCAACCGTAG
- the ahpC gene encoding alkyl hydroperoxide reductase subunit C produces the protein MPIINSQVKPFKATAFKNGDFVQVSDADLKGKWSVVFFYPADFTFVCPTELEDLADNYAEFKKLGVEIYSVSTDTHFAHAAWHNTSPAIGKIEYTMIGDPTHVISRNFDVLIEEAGLADRGTFVINPEGQIKIVELNDGGVGRDASELLRKIKAAQYVAAHPGEVCPAKWKEGEATLAPSLDLVGKI, from the coding sequence ATGCCTATCATCAACAGCCAAGTAAAACCGTTCAAAGCTACCGCGTTCAAAAACGGCGACTTCGTTCAAGTCTCGGATGCTGACTTGAAAGGCAAGTGGTCCGTAGTGTTCTTCTACCCAGCCGACTTCACCTTCGTTTGCCCAACCGAGCTGGAAGACCTGGCCGACAACTACGCTGAATTCAAGAAGCTGGGCGTGGAAATCTACAGCGTTTCGACCGACACCCACTTTGCTCACGCTGCCTGGCACAACACTTCGCCAGCCATCGGCAAAATCGAATACACCATGATCGGCGACCCGACCCACGTTATCTCCCGCAACTTCGACGTGCTGATCGAAGAAGCTGGTCTGGCTGACCGTGGCACCTTCGTGATCAACCCTGAAGGCCAGATCAAAATCGTTGAACTGAACGATGGCGGCGTTGGCCGTGACGCTTCCGAGCTGCTGCGCAAGATCAAGGCTGCTCAGTACGTCGCTGCACACCCAGGCGAAGTTTGCCCGGCCAAGTGGAAAGAAGGCGAGGCCACTCTGGCTCCGTCCCTGGACCTGGTCGGCAAGATCTGA